The proteins below come from a single Vibrio diazotrophicus genomic window:
- a CDS encoding NAD-dependent succinate-semialdehyde dehydrogenase gives MQQIQNKSLLSFMVSNEAEGIAVTNPATGEVIGYAPMSAESDILNGIERASVAQKEWAAMPAKARSALLQKWNQLILDNKQDLGRLMTLEQGKPLAEAQGEVVYGASFIEWFAEEAKRTYGETIPAPSKDKRLVTIKQPIGVACAITPWNFPIAMITRKAGPALAAGCSFIVKPSESTPLSAFAVAELAYQAGIPRDVLQVVLGETSRQVGGIFTTHPLIRKLSFTGSTQVGSILMQQSAADIKRTSMELGGNAPFIVFDDADIDAAVTGAIASKFRNAGQTCVCANRFYVHSKVYDDFVTKFDAAVQKLKVGNGLEAGVNIGPVISESAKQNIQALIDGAIEQGAKPVSELHQLDGLFMQPVVLKDVTHDMTIVSQEIFGPVAPVIRFDNDDQLIEMANDTIYGLASYFYSQNIHRVWKIAEALEYGMVGINEGLISTEVAPFGGVKQSGIGREGAKQGIDEYMDVKYLCFGGN, from the coding sequence CGGTAACTAACCCAGCCACAGGCGAAGTCATTGGTTATGCACCGATGTCAGCAGAAAGCGACATTCTCAATGGCATTGAACGAGCGAGTGTCGCTCAGAAAGAGTGGGCGGCGATGCCAGCGAAAGCGCGCTCGGCGTTGCTACAAAAATGGAATCAATTGATTCTGGATAACAAACAAGATCTTGGTCGTCTTATGACGCTTGAGCAAGGTAAGCCGTTGGCGGAAGCTCAGGGTGAAGTGGTATATGGCGCGAGCTTTATCGAATGGTTTGCTGAAGAAGCAAAACGCACTTACGGCGAAACGATTCCAGCCCCGAGTAAAGACAAACGCTTAGTGACCATCAAGCAACCTATCGGTGTTGCCTGTGCAATTACGCCGTGGAACTTCCCAATTGCGATGATTACTCGTAAAGCAGGCCCAGCTTTGGCGGCAGGTTGTAGTTTTATCGTTAAGCCTTCGGAATCAACCCCTCTTTCTGCATTTGCAGTGGCAGAGTTGGCTTATCAGGCAGGCATTCCTCGCGATGTGTTGCAGGTGGTTCTGGGTGAAACTTCTCGTCAAGTGGGCGGTATTTTCACAACACATCCTCTGATTCGTAAGCTTTCGTTCACTGGCTCTACTCAGGTCGGCAGTATCCTAATGCAGCAAAGCGCTGCGGATATCAAACGCACCTCTATGGAGCTGGGTGGCAACGCGCCTTTCATCGTGTTTGATGATGCAGATATTGATGCCGCGGTCACCGGCGCGATTGCTTCTAAGTTCCGCAACGCGGGGCAAACCTGCGTGTGTGCTAACCGCTTCTATGTTCACAGCAAAGTGTATGACGATTTCGTCACTAAGTTTGATGCTGCAGTACAGAAACTGAAAGTCGGTAACGGCTTGGAAGCTGGCGTGAACATTGGTCCAGTGATCAGTGAATCGGCAAAACAAAATATCCAAGCACTGATTGATGGAGCCATTGAGCAAGGCGCGAAACCTGTGTCTGAATTGCACCAGTTAGATGGTCTGTTCATGCAACCTGTAGTGCTGAAAGATGTGACTCACGATATGACGATCGTCTCGCAAGAAATTTTTGGACCAGTTGCGCCTGTGATTCGTTTTGATAACGACGATCAACTGATCGAAATGGCGAATGACACTATCTACGGCTTGGCTTCTTACTTCTACAGTCAAAACATTCACCGTGTATGGAAGATTGCCGAAGCGCTTGAGTACGGCATGGTGGGCATCAACGAAGGTTTAATCTCTACTGAAGTCGCACCATTTGGTGGTGTGAAACAATCTGGTATCGGACGTGAAGGCGCGAAGCAAGGCATCGATGAATACATGGATGTGAAATACCTGTGCTTTGGCGGAAACTAA
- the gabT gene encoding 4-aminobutyrate--2-oxoglutarate transaminase: MTNQQLHQRRSQVIAQGMGALYPLYVEKAENAYVWDVEGNKYIDFAAGIAVTNTGHANKRISEAVKAQLDNFSHTCAMVTPYASFVELAEKLTELAPGDTKKKAIFLTTGAEAVENAVKVARAHTGRSGVIAFKGGFHGRTHMTMGLTGKIAPYKVGFGPFPSEIFHAPYPNAFHGISVEQSLQALEDLFACDIEPARVAAIIFEPVQGEGGFYQAPREFAQGLRKLCDKHGIVLIADEIQTGFARTGKMFATEYLGIEPDLMTMAKGIAGGFPISAVVGKADVMDSALPGGLGGTYAGSPLGCVAGLEVLKIIEEEDLCTKAMSIGEVVNARMSKLQQSVPAIGEIRTTGAMMAIEFTDPQSGAPLQDVTKAVISKAQENGLILLSCGVKANVIRLLPPLTIEFDVLNEGLDKLEKIILEVVNA, encoded by the coding sequence ATGACAAACCAACAACTACACCAAAGAAGAAGTCAGGTCATTGCTCAAGGGATGGGCGCTCTGTATCCCCTATATGTAGAAAAAGCTGAAAATGCCTATGTATGGGATGTGGAAGGCAACAAGTACATCGATTTTGCAGCCGGTATCGCAGTAACGAATACAGGACATGCCAACAAACGAATCAGTGAAGCGGTGAAAGCTCAGCTAGATAACTTCTCTCATACCTGTGCGATGGTCACGCCTTATGCTTCATTCGTTGAGCTAGCGGAAAAGCTGACCGAGTTGGCTCCGGGTGATACTAAGAAAAAAGCCATCTTCTTAACTACAGGTGCAGAAGCGGTAGAGAATGCAGTGAAAGTGGCGCGTGCGCATACTGGTCGTAGCGGTGTTATTGCTTTTAAAGGTGGTTTCCACGGTCGTACACATATGACAATGGGCTTAACTGGCAAAATTGCACCTTATAAAGTGGGCTTTGGTCCTTTCCCGAGTGAGATTTTCCATGCGCCTTACCCGAACGCTTTCCACGGTATCAGTGTCGAGCAGAGCCTGCAGGCACTAGAAGATCTGTTTGCATGTGATATCGAACCTGCACGCGTTGCAGCGATCATTTTTGAACCTGTGCAAGGCGAGGGCGGTTTCTACCAAGCGCCAAGAGAATTTGCACAAGGTCTGCGTAAACTCTGTGACAAACACGGTATCGTTCTGATTGCTGATGAAATCCAAACAGGCTTTGCTCGCACAGGTAAAATGTTTGCAACGGAATACTTGGGCATTGAACCGGATCTGATGACCATGGCGAAAGGTATTGCTGGCGGTTTCCCAATCTCTGCTGTTGTAGGTAAAGCAGATGTGATGGATTCAGCCTTACCGGGCGGCCTTGGTGGTACGTATGCTGGCTCGCCACTGGGTTGTGTAGCTGGCTTAGAAGTGCTGAAAATCATCGAAGAAGAAGATTTGTGTACCAAAGCAATGAGCATTGGTGAAGTGGTAAACGCTCGCATGAGCAAGCTACAGCAGTCTGTACCTGCGATTGGTGAAATCCGCACCACGGGCGCGATGATGGCGATTGAGTTTACGGATCCGCAATCAGGCGCTCCTTTGCAAGATGTCACCAAAGCGGTGATCAGCAAAGCTCAAGAGAACGGTCTGATCCTGCTTTCTTGTGGTGTGAAAGCGAACGTGATTCGCCTGCTACCACCGCTGACCATTGAGTTCGATGTGCTTAATGAAGGTTTGGATAAACTAGAAAAAATCATTCTAGAAGTGGTTAACGCGTAA
- a CDS encoding isochorismatase family protein, whose translation MTDSTTKGDGSNEALLIIDMQIGCFHTPRHDREGVISRINKLSHAFRAKNLPVIFIQHNGIKENYLLPGTEDFEIVRELVISDADYTVEKTVNGAFYQTNLKELLDSLNVGTLYITGLATDFCVNATIHTALVEDFNIVVVSDCHTTADKLEMSASDIIKFHNFIWSNLTPTEGVISLKTHEEVLS comes from the coding sequence ATGACGGACTCGACAACGAAAGGGGATGGGAGCAACGAAGCCCTGTTGATCATTGATATGCAGATAGGCTGTTTCCACACACCAAGACACGACAGAGAAGGCGTTATTTCAAGAATCAATAAGCTTTCTCATGCTTTCCGCGCCAAAAACTTACCCGTTATTTTCATTCAGCATAACGGTATTAAAGAAAACTACTTATTGCCGGGTACAGAAGATTTTGAAATCGTCAGAGAGCTTGTCATCAGTGATGCAGATTACACCGTCGAGAAAACCGTTAATGGCGCTTTTTATCAGACAAATTTGAAAGAGCTTTTAGACTCATTAAATGTTGGAACCCTTTATATCACAGGGTTGGCGACTGATTTTTGTGTTAACGCAACCATTCACACCGCACTGGTAGAAGACTTTAATATTGTGGTGGTTTCCGATTGTCATACAACGGCTGACAAACTGGAAATGAGCGCAAGTGACATCATCAAATTCCATAACTTCATATGGTCTAACTTAACGCCGACCGAAGGTGTTATTTCGCTTAAAACCCACGAAGAAGTACTGAGCTAA
- a CDS encoding AraC family transcriptional regulator, whose translation MKKQARNLHPSLAIAKAPSDVFMNFEAFLSNTETRVHSHAWGQVQLIAGGILEMEAEDTRFLAPPHLAIWVPAGTRHKSFNRKPLDYCSINISAEMTHAFPTKTSLIKVTPIVTAIIDDFRMREIGVAESVEDKRLLQVLIDQLATREMQQHFLPSSHHKYLAPILAAVEENPTDNTSLQQWAERVHTTERTLARYCQAELGMSFTEWRLRVRYLHSMDLLRSGHSVKEVALTLGYNQASPFIAMFKKYSGQTPEQYKNRLL comes from the coding sequence GTGAAAAAACAGGCGAGAAATCTTCATCCTTCACTAGCAATTGCTAAAGCGCCTTCAGACGTATTCATGAACTTCGAAGCGTTTTTGTCGAATACGGAAACGCGCGTACACAGCCACGCTTGGGGGCAAGTTCAGTTAATTGCTGGTGGCATATTGGAAATGGAAGCGGAAGACACCCGTTTTCTTGCTCCACCTCATCTCGCAATTTGGGTTCCAGCAGGCACTCGACACAAGAGTTTTAACCGTAAGCCTCTGGATTATTGTTCCATCAATATTTCAGCCGAAATGACACACGCTTTCCCGACCAAAACGAGCCTGATTAAAGTGACTCCGATAGTGACCGCTATCATTGATGACTTTCGCATGCGTGAAATCGGTGTGGCGGAAAGTGTCGAAGACAAACGTCTGTTGCAGGTATTGATTGACCAACTTGCGACACGCGAAATGCAGCAGCACTTTTTGCCGTCCAGCCACCACAAATATTTGGCACCGATTTTAGCGGCGGTAGAAGAGAACCCGACCGATAACACCAGCTTGCAGCAGTGGGCTGAGCGAGTACACACTACCGAGCGAACGCTCGCCAGATATTGTCAGGCAGAACTCGGCATGAGCTTTACTGAGTGGCGCTTGCGTGTTCGCTATCTGCACTCAATGGACTTACTCCGAAGTGGACACTCGGTCAAAGAGGTCGCCTTAACCTTGGGATACAACCAAGCCAGCCCGTTTATTGCCATGTTTAAAAAATACTCCGGCCAGACGCCGGAGCAATATAAGAACCGTTTGTTGTAG
- a CDS encoding MurR/RpiR family transcriptional regulator, whose translation MKDHLDLTTYKQLAEKLQPYTESEAALNSFIINHFEELSYYGIIDLAQKARVSKATIGRYLNKLGFTGYAAFKSALKRELITHTMVSPIEANKSKQTSQISDIKSEAQRYIGNVSQLIEQFSKDLNMENLESLAKMIMDKERTIYVVGPASSYALAIHFSTLLKYSRSNVVLLPLDKGDLPKALLGVSDKDVLIAFSYYRFNPDVLNITKLFNLKNAHVTVVTNTHSNPYSIYSDVQYVLPSDVDSIFHSRTIGFLFVELLLFLVQRESNGDDNFEELEELFKFFGTFSSLEFK comes from the coding sequence ATGAAAGATCATCTTGATTTGACAACTTATAAGCAGTTAGCAGAGAAACTACAACCTTACACAGAGTCAGAAGCAGCACTCAACTCTTTCATCATCAATCATTTTGAAGAACTTTCGTACTATGGAATTATCGATTTAGCGCAAAAGGCTAGAGTAAGCAAAGCCACCATTGGACGCTACCTCAACAAACTTGGCTTCACTGGCTATGCAGCGTTTAAGAGTGCGCTCAAGAGAGAGCTCATTACTCACACTATGGTCTCTCCAATAGAGGCAAATAAGTCCAAGCAGACCAGCCAAATCAGTGATATCAAATCCGAAGCACAACGCTATATTGGAAATGTTAGCCAACTGATTGAGCAGTTTTCCAAAGACCTCAATATGGAAAACCTAGAAAGTCTTGCAAAGATGATCATGGATAAAGAAAGGACTATCTATGTTGTTGGCCCAGCGTCTTCATACGCTCTAGCTATCCATTTTTCAACATTACTGAAATACAGCCGCTCAAATGTTGTCTTGCTGCCTTTGGATAAGGGAGATCTACCTAAAGCTCTGCTTGGAGTAAGTGATAAAGACGTTTTGATTGCTTTTTCATACTACCGGTTTAATCCGGATGTGCTGAATATTACAAAACTCTTCAACCTCAAAAATGCGCATGTCACGGTAGTGACGAACACGCACTCCAACCCTTACAGCATATATAGTGATGTTCAGTATGTACTGCCCAGTGATGTCGACTCAATATTCCACAGCCGCACCATTGGTTTCCTTTTTGTTGAACTGCTGCTGTTTCTCGTCCAGAGAGAATCGAATGGTGATGACAACTTTGAGGAGCTTGAAGAACTGTTTAAGTTCTTTGGCACCTTTTCTTCCCTTGAATTTAAGTAG
- a CDS encoding DUF4886 domain-containing protein → MNSKIKSSLLAAALMFGSSSVYADILIAPSPTVKMDGENKVVAIYGNSYTHYNNNLNTRLRDLTRSLLPDNAKGYSYRGITISSGQLGWHEPNLRFQNTLKAWDVVILQGNSMEPISNKSESREYFQTSAKSMAKIAHDAGSKVVYFMTWAQKAHPEQTQALAKAYDEIALETGGYVAPVGLAFANSLQQHPDIELYHSDGKHPSLAGTYLAASVFFATLYNQSPIGGDVPVDSDMSPDIAKKLQAIAWKTVQNYQSQR, encoded by the coding sequence ATGAACAGTAAAATAAAGAGCTCTTTGCTTGCAGCAGCGTTAATGTTTGGTAGCAGCTCAGTGTACGCTGACATCCTCATTGCCCCATCTCCAACAGTTAAAATGGACGGTGAAAACAAAGTTGTCGCTATTTATGGCAATTCTTACACGCACTACAACAACAACCTTAATACTCGTTTACGTGATTTAACTCGTTCATTGCTGCCTGACAACGCGAAAGGTTACAGCTACCGCGGCATTACGATTTCTAGCGGACAATTGGGCTGGCATGAACCTAATTTGCGCTTCCAGAACACGTTAAAAGCTTGGGATGTGGTCATTCTACAAGGCAACTCGATGGAGCCGATTAGTAACAAAAGTGAATCAAGGGAGTACTTCCAAACTTCCGCAAAATCTATGGCGAAAATTGCTCATGATGCAGGCTCAAAGGTGGTCTATTTCATGACATGGGCGCAAAAGGCACATCCTGAACAAACTCAAGCGTTGGCAAAGGCTTATGACGAAATCGCTCTGGAGACGGGAGGCTACGTAGCCCCAGTTGGCTTGGCATTTGCCAATAGCCTTCAACAACATCCAGATATCGAACTCTATCATAGTGATGGTAAGCACCCTTCTTTAGCGGGTACTTATCTGGCAGCTTCGGTATTCTTTGCCACACTTTACAACCAATCACCGATAGGTGGTGATGTACCTGTAGATAGTGATATGTCGCCAGATATAGCGAAGAAACTACAAGCAATAGCGTGGAAAACGGTGCAAAATTACCAATCTCAACGTTAA
- a CDS encoding porin yields the protein MVTNKKLLTLIISTLCFSGMAQAQNVYKDDTNSLDIYGRLEAQIAHGDESFASEDDLAGRMSGRLGFDMSRELSAVENTRVLGKFEWQVRTEKNDTRFDAGESLEARYNYLGIENDKFGTLIFGRTKNPLYQVMKITDKYKNFTPGIYNFGLSSIDTSYSYNRQDSTLQYEGKFGIHEIQAAYVIGNNENERLDNGIMASYRMNYKSDGFRVSPAIAFSQFNRDSESTATSREQHDQIIAGIELSLNNFSFGITADYINIDTDNNSNEKYFGIDSIVAYQWDNFKILAGYSFLDEDGEDIYEKEDWRIEGQWTLASRTYLSVTYDREIAAKNADSDDDAIIVGLRYDF from the coding sequence ATGGTAACGAATAAAAAACTCTTAACTCTCATTATCTCTACCCTTTGTTTCTCAGGAATGGCTCAAGCACAAAACGTCTACAAAGACGATACCAATAGCCTTGATATTTATGGTCGACTTGAAGCTCAAATCGCTCATGGTGATGAGAGTTTTGCTTCAGAAGATGACTTGGCTGGTCGCATGAGCGGCCGTTTAGGCTTCGACATGAGCAGAGAGCTAAGCGCCGTTGAAAACACTAGAGTATTAGGTAAGTTTGAATGGCAAGTCCGAACTGAAAAAAATGACACTCGCTTTGACGCAGGAGAAAGTTTGGAAGCTCGTTATAACTATCTAGGAATAGAAAATGATAAATTCGGCACTTTAATTTTTGGCCGAACGAAAAACCCTTTGTATCAAGTAATGAAGATTACTGATAAATATAAAAACTTCACTCCTGGTATCTATAACTTTGGTTTATCTTCAATAGATACTTCTTATTCATATAATCGCCAAGATTCCACATTGCAATATGAAGGAAAATTTGGAATTCATGAAATTCAAGCTGCCTACGTTATTGGAAACAATGAAAATGAACGCTTAGATAACGGCATAATGGCAAGTTATCGTATGAATTATAAAAGCGATGGATTCAGAGTTTCTCCAGCAATTGCATTTAGCCAGTTCAACCGAGACAGTGAAAGTACAGCTACATCTCGTGAACAGCATGATCAAATTATCGCCGGCATTGAACTTTCACTTAATAATTTCTCATTTGGTATTACTGCTGATTATATAAATATCGACACTGACAATAATAGCAATGAAAAATATTTTGGTATTGACTCAATTGTTGCTTACCAATGGGACAACTTCAAAATTCTTGCAGGTTACAGCTTCTTAGACGAGGATGGTGAAGATATCTATGAAAAAGAAGACTGGCGTATTGAAGGGCAATGGACTTTGGCGAGTCGTACATACCTTTCTGTGACGTACGATCGTGAAATTGCCGCAAAAAATGCCGACAGCGACGATGACGCAATCATTGTTGGACTCCGTTACGACTTCTAA
- the dcuC gene encoding C4-dicarboxylate transporter DcuC, protein MIALLALPIVFGAGYLIVKKYNTQAVLFGAGLLMMIVGALVGGPEFLPKGAKPSGATAVDFFLVIKTISSSTLANLGLIIMAVGGFSKYMGHIGAANALVKVTTKPLSAIRNPYIILALTYILGQFLNVFIPSAVGLAMLLLVALYPVLVGIGCTPASVAAVLATTACLDLGPASGASNKAAEVIGIDAAAYFVQHQLFVGVCVAVVIAALHFVCQKWFDKRDEANGVTYELNAKEDNSRPAPLWFSVLPVLPLALLLTFSKFAITSIKIDVVTAMFISLGVAMLCDFIYSKDGRAVAASLKVYLQGMGDVFASVVSLIIAAQTFVIGLTAIGFISGMLGLATHLGFGYMLMVILLVAIIGVTALLSGSGNAAFFSFSNLAPDVAAHVGVSTAALALPMQLSAGIFRSFSPVAGVVIACAGVAGVPPTELVKRTAIPMIGGLLTLLIITFIGA, encoded by the coding sequence ATGATTGCTCTACTCGCTCTGCCTATCGTATTTGGGGCAGGATACTTAATAGTTAAGAAATATAACACTCAGGCTGTGTTGTTTGGCGCGGGTTTACTGATGATGATAGTTGGGGCGTTGGTTGGCGGCCCAGAATTCTTACCAAAAGGGGCTAAGCCTTCTGGTGCCACAGCGGTGGATTTTTTCCTAGTTATTAAAACCATTAGTTCGTCTACACTCGCTAACCTCGGTTTGATCATTATGGCTGTAGGTGGTTTTTCAAAATACATGGGACATATCGGCGCAGCCAATGCATTGGTTAAAGTCACCACTAAACCGCTTTCTGCCATTCGTAACCCATATATCATTTTGGCGTTAACCTACATTTTGGGTCAGTTCTTAAACGTATTTATTCCAAGTGCTGTTGGCTTGGCAATGCTGCTTTTGGTTGCACTGTATCCAGTACTTGTGGGTATCGGTTGTACGCCAGCTTCGGTTGCAGCGGTGCTGGCAACAACCGCTTGTTTGGACTTAGGTCCTGCATCTGGTGCTTCAAACAAAGCGGCAGAAGTGATTGGTATTGATGCGGCTGCTTACTTTGTTCAACATCAGTTGTTCGTTGGTGTTTGTGTTGCGGTTGTGATTGCTGCTCTGCACTTTGTTTGCCAAAAGTGGTTTGACAAACGTGATGAAGCAAACGGTGTTACTTATGAACTTAATGCTAAAGAAGACAACTCTCGCCCAGCACCACTATGGTTCTCTGTGTTACCTGTACTTCCTCTAGCATTGCTACTGACTTTCAGCAAATTTGCCATTACCTCAATTAAGATCGATGTGGTGACAGCAATGTTTATTAGCTTAGGCGTAGCAATGTTGTGTGATTTTATTTACTCGAAAGACGGCCGCGCAGTGGCTGCATCGCTGAAAGTTTACCTGCAAGGTATGGGTGATGTGTTCGCAAGCGTTGTATCTTTGATCATCGCAGCTCAAACATTTGTGATTGGTTTAACAGCAATTGGTTTTATCTCTGGCATGTTAGGCTTAGCAACACATCTAGGTTTTGGCTATATGCTGATGGTTATTCTGCTTGTGGCAATTATCGGTGTAACGGCGTTGCTATCAGGTTCAGGCAATGCAGCATTTTTCAGCTTCTCTAACTTAGCTCCGGATGTTGCAGCTCATGTCGGCGTATCAACGGCAGCACTGGCGCTTCCAATGCAGCTTTCTGCTGGTATCTTCCGCTCATTTTCACCAGTTGCAGGTGTAGTGATTGCTTGTGCAGGCGTAGCGGGTGTACCACCGACAGAACTTGTTAAACGTACAGCTATCCCAATGATTGGTGGATTGCTGACTCTTCTCATCATTACCTTTATTGGAGCATAG
- a CDS encoding class-II fumarase/aspartase family protein: protein MHGSNVSVFDSTLYSPLFTQKEMKQVWSDNNLIRTWLTFEVSIAKVQAELGLIPQPAVASITKVCRIENIDWARLAHDTQTVGMAIKPLVDQLSEQGDDYVKKYLHWGGTTQDLLDTGLAMRIKQTMDLIRVQLTTLGDHLQQMALKHKHTVMVARTNAMDALPTTWGLQVSSYLLEVTRHVKRLDEMYARVTTGVYGGAIGNLSSIGSQGLEMRKGLFAELGLTEPKGLGNASMDHVVELIQFFALIHGTLCRIANDTEMMGRASIAEVREGEGGGGSSAMPHKANPRAANMIQTLSRMGWMYASGAPNLMDQQDVRSASMRVLNWSLVPEAALAVSTSLERAHRLIANLIVNESKMLENFAASRNFVMSEAVMMKVAEKVGRGDGYNKVKAAIANAPEMGSLNEVLALDPEVSAILTTEEIDAACDPKNYLGCNDALIDETVEQYREVIG, encoded by the coding sequence ATGCATGGTTCAAACGTTTCTGTTTTTGACTCAACACTTTACTCACCGCTGTTCACGCAAAAAGAGATGAAGCAAGTTTGGTCAGATAACAACTTGATCCGTACATGGTTAACTTTTGAGGTTTCTATTGCCAAAGTGCAAGCTGAGTTGGGGTTAATTCCCCAACCAGCAGTTGCTTCAATTACTAAGGTTTGCCGTATTGAAAATATCGACTGGGCTCGCCTTGCTCACGATACACAAACGGTCGGAATGGCCATCAAACCTTTGGTTGACCAACTTTCTGAACAAGGCGACGACTACGTAAAAAAATATTTGCATTGGGGTGGTACAACCCAAGATCTTCTTGATACTGGCCTAGCTATGCGCATCAAGCAAACAATGGATTTAATTCGTGTGCAGTTGACCACCTTAGGTGATCATCTACAGCAGATGGCTTTGAAACATAAACATACCGTAATGGTTGCTCGCACCAATGCTATGGATGCACTGCCAACCACATGGGGTTTGCAAGTAAGCAGTTATTTGTTGGAAGTGACTCGTCACGTCAAACGTCTTGATGAAATGTATGCTCGTGTAACTACCGGAGTTTATGGTGGTGCGATTGGAAACTTGTCATCGATTGGCTCCCAAGGTTTAGAGATGCGCAAAGGTCTGTTCGCTGAGTTAGGCTTGACTGAACCGAAAGGATTAGGTAATGCCAGTATGGATCATGTGGTTGAATTGATTCAATTCTTCGCACTTATCCATGGCACTCTATGTCGCATCGCTAACGACACAGAAATGATGGGGCGAGCCTCAATTGCAGAAGTTCGCGAAGGCGAAGGCGGTGGTGGCTCAAGCGCAATGCCGCATAAAGCCAACCCTCGTGCTGCAAACATGATTCAAACCCTTTCTCGTATGGGGTGGATGTACGCAAGTGGCGCGCCAAATCTCATGGATCAACAAGATGTACGTTCTGCCTCTATGCGTGTGCTGAACTGGAGCTTAGTGCCTGAAGCTGCATTAGCTGTATCGACTTCGTTAGAGCGAGCTCATCGCTTGATTGCGAACTTGATTGTGAATGAATCAAAAATGCTGGAGAACTTCGCTGCTTCGCGAAACTTCGTGATGTCTGAAGCGGTGATGATGAAAGTGGCAGAAAAAGTCGGCAGAGGTGACGGCTACAACAAGGTGAAAGCGGCTATTGCCAATGCACCTGAAATGGGCAGCTTAAATGAAGTGTTAGCGCTAGATCCGGAAGTTTCAGCCATTTTAACCACAGAAGAAATTGATGCTGCATGTGACCCTAAAAATTACCTTGGTTGTAATGACGCTTTGATTGATGAAACCGTTGAACAGTATCGAGAGGTAATAGGGTAA